Within Cellulophaga sp. L1A9, the genomic segment TGATAAAAATAATGAGTGGCCAAACTCAGGAATTCTAAAACTCTATGCTCATTATTTTCCTTTAACCGTTTACTATATTTTTTTCGGAAACTTTTTATTCTAGATTCCACCAAATCCAAATGCTCCATTTCCATATAAAGCATTATTTCAGTTAGGTTCTTTTTAACCACCCAAATTTCTCCTCCTTTCTCTGCGTACCAAGTATCACTATGGCGCGATTCTTTGAAAATTTGCAAAGCCTCTTTGCATCTGTTTTGCTGAAATAAGAGAACTACTGCCGTAAGTTTTAAATCCATGACATAGGCAATCTGTTGCCGGTGTTTTTCAAAATCAAATTGCTCTAAAAGTTGTAAGGCCTCTAAGCCATTGCCAGAGTAGTTCAAATTTAAGACGTGTAATAAGGTAAATTGGGGAATAAAACGTTGGTGGTAGCTATTGTTTTGTTTTTGCATTTCTGCCTCCATGCGTTGTAGGTACTTTTTAGACTGTTCAAAATCTTTATTTCTGAAGTGCGAATTGGCGATATAGTACAATATTTGAATGTGATAGAATAAATGTTTTTCGGAGAGTTTCTGTTTGTGTTCTATTTCTTTATTTATTTTTTCTATGAATGGGAGTAGGGTGTAAAAGTCACGTGTAATATTGGCTGCTTCATTATTAATGGCAACAATTTTAAATAATGACCTATAGCTTAAGCCATTTTCAATTGAAATATCAAACTGAGATAAGGTGCTTGCTATAGTTTGGGTAACATTCTTATTTTTTTCAATCAATTCACTTTTAATGGTTGCATAAAAGAGATTCAGGTTTTCCTCTTGTTGAAATAACAGTTTGTTTGTTTTAAATTGTGCGATTAAGGCATCTAGGCTAACTTTTCTGTCTAAATGGGCATACTGTATACGAGTGTAGTAAATCTCGTTTAAAATGCCATAGAGTTCATACTGCTTCGCTTTTATTTCTGCCTTTTTTACAACCTTTAAAGCCACCTTGTGCGCTTTTTGCTCAAAGAGTATTCTACTCGTAAGCAAAAGCTTAATAATTTCCATTTCTTCAGATTGTTCTCCTTCAAAACTATTAGTGGCAATAAAATCTATCAGTCCATCAAACAAACGTTTGCTCAAGGCGTGGTAGGCGCCTTTGGCCTTTTTACCATAAAGGAGTACATCTATATGTTCAGCATTGGGGTTTGCTGCCAGTATTTTGAATAAAGCCACATTTTTGGTGTCGTGTCTTTTGTTCTTTTGGCGTAGGCGAGTTACAAAAGCTTTTTGTTCTTCTGCGGTTAAGGTAGCTATTAGGCTTGTATTTATATTCATTATATCGTAAGGTATAAGTGCTATAAAGATACTAAATACAATAGTAATCTAGTTTTTATTACAATTTATATCGTCAGTAATTACATTAAGTAGACTTTCTAAAACACGGAAGGCTCCTCATCTTTGTACCGTTGAAACAAACTAAATCAACAAAATAATTAATCATCAAAAATCAATTATTATGAATTACAATTTTAGTAGTGATACCAACGAAGAAAAAAGTAAAAAGAAAATTAAAATAGAATTTGATAACAAACCTACTCCTGCCTTTATTGGCGCATCATGGGTAGCACTAGTTGCAGGAATGTTGGCTTTTTGTACAGGTCTGTCAAATGCAGCCATGCTATTGAATGAAAAGGGTTATTATTTAACAATTCTATTATTTGGACTTTTCTCAGCTGTTTCTGTACAAAAAAATGTACGTGACCGATTAGAAGGTACAGAAGTAACCGATATGTACTACGGAATAAGCTGGTTTGCCGCATTAGCATCTATATCACTTTTAGTTGTTGGTTTATGGAATGCAGATTTAGAACTGAGTGAAAAAGGATTTTACGGAATGTCATTCACCTTAAGTTTATTTGCAGCTATTGCAGTGCAAAAGAATACACGTGATAAAAAGTTTATTGAAAGTAAAGACGAGGAATAATTTCAAAAGAAGGGAGTGCCACAGCGGCGCTTCCTTTTTTTGATGATTAGAAAAGGCAACTGCAGGGATGTAGTTGTCTTTTTCGTAAAATAATTTATATTGTAGTCAATATGTGACGTATTTTAGGTTGATATTAACAATAAGAGCCTTTATTGAACGTTTACTAAAGATGTTTACAGAGTGTATTTAAAATCTGATATTCCATTGTAAAATAACAGCCAAACTAATAACAATTTTTAAGTGTTTATTTATGGAAGAAGACAGCCTACAAGAGTTAGATAAAATTTTAAAACCTATTATAGAGAGGAGTTATCAAGCAGCAAAACGCGAATCCTATAATGGAACTCCCTCCGGGAAATCAATTTTAGAACATTTTCAAGTTGAAATTGATAATACCAGAGTTGCAATATCTAGTCAGTTTTATAAAATTGACAAGTTAATGCAGCATAATGCTAGTTTAAGAAAGTCTTCGGCAAAGCCTAAACAGCCTAAAGTAGATTCTAAAAAATATGTGCGGGAATCTAATGGAGGTTATCAAGTGTTTAATGGGATAAAATGGGTGCAACTTTCAAATGAAGCGCGGATTAATTTAAAAATTGAATCAAACTGGGAAACAGCGAATAAAGCCGCAGTTATCCTTAGTGCTAGTGATCCTAAAACAAACACCCATGTGCGCTATGTGGATAAAGATGTTTTTACAAAGGGATTTGATTATTCTTATACCGGCGATAAAATGGGTAGCGAGCAAACATCTTCCACTTTACCTTCAAGATATATGTACTGGGAAGATCCTTTTTATGCTACTGTTAAAAAAGGAGTGTCAATAACAGGTAAAACAGCAGGAGCTCTTGGAGCACGTAACATTGGAAATTTAACACCATGGAGAACCGGTAGCAATATAGAATTTGCAAAGGGTTGGTATCGCAATAAAGAAGGAATTTATAGAAAACTAAGTAGCCAAAAAGGATTAGGAGCAGGTGGGCATCAAGTAGGCACAAGAAATGCATTGAAAAGAGCTTCAAAGTTTAAAGCTGTTGGAAAAAAAATGTTGTGGGTAAGTGCTGCGATTAGCTTTTATGAAGTTACAGATGTTTTGGTTAATGACGATTCTAATAAATGGAATGTAACGACTAAAGCTAGTATTGACATAACAATGGGTTTAATTGGATTTTATGGAGGACCTATAGGTTGGTTAGTGTCTGGAACTTATTTTATTCTGGATATTAGTGGAGCTTTTGGGGATTGGGGAAAACCTAGTGGCATTCGTTCTGACGGAGTCCCTTATAATTTTAATCAATTTGAGTATGATCATGAAATAGAATTTAATATAGAGTTTGTAAAAGAAATTCAGGAAAAAAAATTACTTGAAATGAGAAATGTCAAAATAGATAAGACAAGTGTTGTTAAACCTAGAATTTTGTTACGTAAAAATTAGCCACTACAATGAATCAAGCATTAATTTTTATGATGATGACCATATGGTTATTTCCATTCACCATTTTTATGTTTTATAGAATTTTTTTAGAAAATAAAAAGGGCTTAATGTCTATGTATATTCTATCAATTATTCTTGTAATTCTGGGGTTAATAATGGTCATACTATATAAAACACCAATGTTCTTATGTATGTTAGGGCCTTTATTTTTTTTCTCATTGTATGACATCGCTACAAGAATTTTTGTTGCTAGATATAATAGAAAACCGATTGATACAGGTTATAATTGGCAATCAGGAATATTTGCAGATCGGGTATATAATATTACGGTAACGACCTTAGGACTAATTTTGCCCATTTTAATATTTGCCTTATTGTACGATTTATTCAAGTAAAACTGTTCAACGAGGGAGGTGCCTTAAAAACCGCTTTAAAAAAAATTAGAATAATGAGTATTTTAAACCAGCATAAAAAAATATTTAGTCTAGTACAAGTTGAACTAGAAAAGTTAGGATTTACTGAATTTGTATATGAACCTCATTTCTATTCGTTAGATGCTACAAAAAAGTTTGGAGACTTAACATATAATTTAACTTTCCAACTCTTATCAAAAAGTATTTCTTTAGGTTACGTTTATGGATTTATATTAGTCAACCCTGTGAACAAAATACTTAAACAGTTTATACCAGATTTATCAGATAACAATGAGTTGATAACCTTAAAAAACCATATTAACGGCGGGAAACAAGAAGATTTTAAAAAGATAAATGAGCAATTGAAAACCAAAAACACGGGAGATTATATAATGGCTATTATAGACCATATAAAAAAAATAGACCTCCCGTTTTTCAATAAATACCCCACTATAGAAACCATTAATCAAGAAATTATTAATAAAGTGCCGGAGGAGGGTTATTTTGAATGGTTTCCTGGGGAGTTGAATTTTAAAGTATTAATAATTATGAAATTATGTAACAATCTAAAATATGATGAATTTAAAAATTGGGCACTTAATGCTTATAAAAAAGGAGTAGATATAGATTATGAACGGTACAAAAAGGACTTTAAAAACTTGCATACATTACTTGACTTATTAGACAGTGGTTCATATTTAAAAATAATAGAAAAAGACAACCTGGATTAAGTTCGTTTTTAGTTGCTCCTCGCTAGCGCGAGCGTCACGCTCGTGCCCGCAACAGTAAGCAGGGCAATATGAAAATAAAACAATAAAACAATAAAATAATAATCAAACGTAAAATACCCCAGCCTATCGACAGCCCTCTCACGGGGACAATGATTAGCGTAGAGATTCCCCCGCTAGCGCGAGCGTCACGCTCGTGCCGTAAAAGAGTAAGCAAAGGAGTATAAATAATAAGAAAAAAGTAAAATGAGCAGAAAATACAAATTTAATAATCCCGCAGCAGCTTACTTTGTAAGTTTTGCTACTGTTTATTGGATAGATGTATTTACTAGACAAACTTATTTTAATGTATTAGAAGAGAGTATAAATTATTGTAGAAAAGAAAAAGGAATGGAGGTATTTGCTTATTGTTTTATGCCTAGTCATATTCACTTAATTTTTAGGTCAAATGAAGAAGATCCTTCTGGACTAATTAGAGATTTTAAAGGTTTTACAGCTAGAAAATTAATTAAAACAATTGAAGATAACCCACAAGAAAGTAGAAAAGAATGGTTGCTTAGGATGTTAGAAAGAGATGGTAAAAATAAAAGCAATGTATCTAAAATGCAATTTTGGCAGCAACATAATAAACCAATAGAATTATGGAGTACAAAAGTTATTCAACAAAAAATAGATTATATACACAACAACCCTGTGGAGTCTGGTTTTGTAACTAATCCTGTTGACTGGAAATATAGTAGTGCTAGAAATTACCAAGATGACCAAACCATTTTAAATATTGATATATGATTATTAGTAAAACTTTTAGTTTGTTTAACGGCACAAGCATCTTGCTTGTGCCCGCAACAATAAGTAACTAAAAAGTAAAACAGAAATGAACAGAAAATTTAAATTGCAAAACCCAACAGCAGCTTACTATGTAAGTTTTGCAACCGTGTATTGGTTAGAGCTTCCTACCGGCAGGCATGTTTACGAGACTAGCTTATTTTACAATCTTGGATCAAGCTGTTGAGTATTGTAGAGCTGAAAAAGGCATGGGGGTGTTTGCTTAGTGTTTTATGCCGAGTCATGAGCATTTTGTTTTTAGGTCTGATAAAGACAACCCATCAGGCTTATTAAGAGATTTTAAAGGATTTACCGCTAAAAAAATAATAAAAGCAATAGAAAAAAGCAGAAAAGAATAATCTCTTATGATAACGCTCCATTTTCTGGCATGACTTGGTTTGAAAAAAAATGGTTTTAATATTGGTAGAGAAGCGTTTATAAGCGAGCAAGAGTTAATTAAAACAGTTTTGCATAAAATGCATAGACTCGAAACAAGTACATTGAGAGGTTCTGGTTCTACCATACAAGTAACTCAGGAAACAAAAGCAGGCAAATAAAATATTTAATCTTTTTGAATAATGGAAGAACAAAGAAAACAATGGCTAAATGCTGTAGAAGAATTTAGAAATGACAGTAATACCGTTATTAAATGTCCTAATTGCAAAAAAGGCATTCTTTTCTTTACAGATATTGCATTTGAAGAAAATGATAAAAATAAAGGAGGTAAGCGCATAATTGAGTGTGGAAACTGTGGGAAATTTGAAATTGTATTGTATCGTCAACCACCAGAAAACTGGTATCAAAATAATAATCTATGAGATTCTTACTCCAAATATTATCACCATTATCCAGTTGATTTACCAACCCTGCAAATGCAACACCCGTATAAGCTAAAGATTTATTGTAAAGTTATTAATTTAAATTTTATAAAATGTAATGGGAGTGTAATTGGATTTATTTGAATTATTTCATCGGTTTGGTATTAAAGAAAAAAAACTTCGTCGAGAAGGAAAAATTAACTAGTAATGATAATAAACAAAGTAATAATATGGAAAAAA encodes:
- the yiaA gene encoding inner membrane protein YiaA gives rise to the protein MNYNFSSDTNEEKSKKKIKIEFDNKPTPAFIGASWVALVAGMLAFCTGLSNAAMLLNEKGYYLTILLFGLFSAVSVQKNVRDRLEGTEVTDMYYGISWFAALASISLLVVGLWNADLELSEKGFYGMSFTLSLFAAIAVQKNTRDKKFIESKDEE
- a CDS encoding transposase; translation: MSRKYKFNNPAAAYFVSFATVYWIDVFTRQTYFNVLEESINYCRKEKGMEVFAYCFMPSHIHLIFRSNEEDPSGLIRDFKGFTARKLIKTIEDNPQESRKEWLLRMLERDGKNKSNVSKMQFWQQHNKPIELWSTKVIQQKIDYIHNNPVESGFVTNPVDWKYSSARNYQDDQTILNIDI